A single Abyssisolibacter fermentans DNA region contains:
- a CDS encoding sensor histidine kinase, with amino-acid sequence MRKSISFKIFIVFLSFTLSLFLFVGIAIRYFLPEYYKNQKLESIKQYTNKIEMAFEEDNFDQIYDYFDQLRIEIGGDTYFIDNNGQINGSNMTRKKSEIRSYIKDDIFEANFINKIGVEIYIFGVKMENGYLIYEVSIQSLEDAVLIMMNFFVYLLLISLLISIISAYFISIKITKPIKELNKLAQSMKSKKVQSVMVSNTKDEIGQLNESLNLLYEELLSNIQRLEAEIKKERAVEKLKKQFLAQAAHELKTPISVIQGYSELIYDGIYKDEVERDHYIESIYNETKNMSKLIKDVLDFSKMETGLFSISKEEIFVNPWLNKIITTYKNYIQLNGLEFKYSNQVGDLCINMDAQRIEQVVKNLLSNAIEHSNGKIELNVSNLNNHLKIEVINSGEPIDEMDIPFIFDSFYKKKGKKTGTGLGLAIVKQIVVLHKGDYRVENTQNGVKFVVII; translated from the coding sequence ATGAGAAAATCAATTTCATTTAAGATATTTATTGTCTTTTTAAGCTTTACTCTAAGTTTATTCTTATTTGTTGGGATAGCTATCAGATATTTTTTGCCAGAGTATTACAAAAATCAAAAACTAGAGAGTATAAAGCAGTATACTAATAAAATAGAAATGGCATTTGAAGAGGATAATTTTGACCAAATATATGATTATTTTGATCAGTTAAGAATAGAAATTGGTGGGGATACCTATTTTATAGACAATAATGGTCAAATAAACGGTTCTAATATGACTAGAAAGAAAAGTGAAATTAGAAGCTATATTAAAGATGACATTTTTGAAGCTAATTTTATAAATAAGATTGGCGTGGAGATTTATATCTTTGGCGTAAAAATGGAGAATGGATATCTAATTTATGAGGTGTCTATTCAATCACTCGAAGATGCAGTATTGATTATGATGAATTTTTTTGTATATTTACTTTTAATAAGTTTGCTTATATCTATAATAAGTGCCTATTTTATATCTATTAAGATTACAAAGCCAATTAAAGAGTTAAATAAATTAGCACAGTCTATGAAATCAAAAAAGGTTCAATCTGTAATGGTTTCAAATACAAAAGATGAAATTGGGCAATTAAATGAATCTTTGAATCTGCTTTATGAAGAATTATTATCAAATATACAGAGACTAGAAGCTGAAATAAAGAAAGAAAGAGCAGTAGAAAAACTTAAAAAGCAGTTTTTAGCACAAGCTGCACATGAATTAAAAACACCAATATCAGTTATTCAAGGTTATTCAGAATTAATTTATGATGGTATTTATAAAGATGAAGTTGAAAGAGATCATTATATTGAGAGTATTTATAATGAAACTAAAAATATGAGTAAGCTAATAAAAGATGTGTTGGATTTTTCTAAAATGGAAACTGGACTTTTTAGCATAAGTAAAGAAGAAATTTTCGTTAATCCTTGGTTGAATAAGATTATAACTACGTATAAGAATTATATTCAATTAAATGGATTAGAGTTTAAATATAGTAATCAGGTGGGTGATTTGTGTATAAATATGGATGCACAAAGAATTGAACAGGTTGTAAAAAATCTATTGTCTAATGCTATTGAACATTCTAACGGAAAAATAGAGTTAAATGTTTCTAATTTGAATAATCATTTAAAAATTGAAGTAATTAATAGTGGTGAGCCTATAGATGAAATGGACATACCATTTATTTTTGATAGTTTTTATAAAAAGAAAGGTAAGAAAACTGGGACTGGTTTAGGACTTGCCATAGTAAAGCAAATTGTAGTTTTGCATAAAGGAGATTATCGTGTAGAAAACACCCAAAATGGAGTTAAGTTTGTTGTGATTATTTAA
- a CDS encoding 4Fe-4S binding protein, with product MKKKKLRLISQIFFFAVVAFIALNHYLSEIGKEIPFISSASLHAICPFGGVETFIALIKFDVMVKKIHLSSIVMTSIIMILAILFGPVVCSYMCPLGSIQEWLGKLGKKIFKNKYNNIMPKKIDRVLRYMRYFVLIFTVYLTTESLKLVFLEVDPYYALFNFWSSEATIGGIIVLVVTLLLSLIIERPWCKYVCPFGALIGLSNFISIFKIKRNKSTCIGCKKCDKVCPMNIEVSKKEVIKDHQCIRCGECTSDNTCPIEETVEFRTGAFKQEVKS from the coding sequence ATGAAAAAGAAAAAACTTAGATTAATAAGTCAAATATTCTTTTTTGCAGTAGTAGCATTTATTGCATTGAATCATTATTTATCAGAAATAGGAAAAGAAATTCCATTCATTTCATCAGCTTCTTTACATGCAATATGCCCATTTGGAGGTGTAGAGACATTTATAGCTTTGATAAAATTTGATGTTATGGTTAAAAAGATACATTTATCTTCAATAGTTATGACATCAATTATTATGATACTTGCTATTCTTTTTGGACCCGTTGTTTGCAGCTATATGTGTCCGCTTGGAAGTATTCAAGAATGGTTAGGAAAGCTTGGTAAGAAAATATTTAAAAATAAATATAACAATATTATGCCTAAGAAAATAGATAGAGTTTTAAGATATATGAGATACTTTGTGCTGATTTTTACAGTTTATTTAACAACTGAATCATTAAAGCTTGTTTTTCTAGAAGTAGATCCATATTATGCTTTATTTAACTTCTGGTCTTCAGAAGCTACAATAGGTGGAATTATTGTATTAGTGGTAACACTACTATTGTCATTAATTATTGAAAGACCATGGTGTAAATATGTATGTCCTTTTGGTGCATTAATAGGACTATCTAATTTTATCAGTATTTTTAAAATCAAAAGAAATAAATCAACATGTATAGGTTGTAAAAAATGTGATAAAGTATGTCCTATGAATATAGAAGTGTCAAAGAAAGAAGTAATTAAAGATCATCAATGTATCAGGTGTGGTGAGTGTACGTCAGATAATACGTGTCCTATAGAAGAAACAGTTGAATTCAGAACAGGAGCATTCAAACAGGAGGTAAAATCATGA
- a CDS encoding stalk domain-containing protein, with protein sequence MNKKLILVTLCVMIISFSVGVNADEIITSVTATINDAISLTLDDEKAELQAPILIYNGTSYLPVRSIANLTGLDVEWDNTTKTIKLIKDPVNLEKPGIMDLHKKGLVSLNRYGDAEICYNANKTAKITNDKADLVNKDGVKFKAGLVIDDNSTGHDEVLKFSNEEAEFNSTTIKLNSNYKKMSCYVKVQSIGKFSSLNECLTSKLWLYDADTNTVIGSHDFTQNKVKKNEESNFIKFDCDVTGIDKLAIIASDDANYEETRFIIADIQFEK encoded by the coding sequence ATGAATAAAAAACTAATATTAGTAACACTGTGCGTCATGATAATTTCATTTTCAGTAGGAGTAAATGCCGACGAAATTATCACTAGCGTTACAGCAACTATTAATGATGCTATAAGTTTAACACTTGATGATGAAAAAGCAGAATTACAAGCACCTATTTTAATTTACAATGGGACTTCATATTTGCCAGTTCGTTCTATAGCTAATCTAACAGGATTGGACGTAGAATGGGATAATACTACAAAAACAATTAAATTAATAAAAGATCCTGTTAATTTAGAGAAGCCAGGAATTATGGATTTGCATAAAAAAGGATTAGTTTCGCTAAATAGATATGGGGATGCTGAAATTTGTTATAATGCAAATAAAACTGCTAAAATAACTAATGATAAAGCAGATTTGGTTAATAAAGATGGAGTTAAGTTTAAAGCTGGTTTAGTTATAGATGACAATTCTACTGGGCATGATGAAGTTTTAAAATTTTCTAATGAAGAAGCAGAGTTTAATTCGACAACTATTAAATTAAATAGTAATTATAAAAAGATGAGTTGTTACGTTAAGGTACAAAGCATAGGTAAATTTTCATCTTTAAACGAATGTCTTACATCAAAACTATGGCTTTATGACGCAGATACTAATACTGTTATTGGTTCACATGATTTTACCCAAAACAAAGTTAAAAAAAATGAAGAAAGTAATTTTATTAAATTTGATTGTGACGTAACTGGAATAGATAAATTAGCTATTATTGCGTCGGATGATGCTAATTATGAAGAAACTAGGTTTATTATTGCAGATATACAATTTGAAAAATAA
- a CDS encoding AAA family ATPase, whose translation MKKINMVVADADKQYNEAFVNYILNNYGNRFLITAFSNKDNLYDLTKKSNNKIDILLVAEDIYEENLKKFDVGVIIILTKNKNCSYSDLNYINKYQRIDILLNNVLSIYSEKNQNFTYNMVGNNETKIVAVYSPVGGIGKTTLSVGCSIQSALNGKSVLYVNFEDIQSTECFFECKGDKNLSNLLYYVKAKRQSFTLKCEEVIKLDNDSNVHYFLPPDNINDMNELTVEEVNFIFEELRRMKKYDYVFVDMSTSMNDKNIEILDIADFILLLFGQDEMSLIKAKQFINQIDLIGQIRNNDISKKIQIIINKYDNKIYTSIDFINMHSNKRIIRIPSANNLIFKYKNRYKIDMNDSLVKGINKILNSIN comes from the coding sequence GTGAAAAAAATCAATATGGTTGTAGCTGATGCTGATAAGCAGTACAACGAGGCATTTGTTAACTACATTTTAAATAATTACGGTAATAGATTTTTAATAACAGCTTTTTCTAATAAGGATAATTTATATGATTTGACTAAAAAAAGTAATAACAAAATTGATATTTTACTTGTAGCAGAAGATATATATGAAGAAAATTTAAAAAAATTTGATGTAGGTGTAATAATTATATTAACTAAAAATAAAAATTGTTCTTATAGTGATTTGAATTATATAAACAAATATCAAAGGATAGATATACTTTTAAATAACGTGTTAAGTATCTATAGCGAAAAGAATCAAAATTTTACATATAATATGGTAGGAAATAATGAAACGAAAATAGTTGCTGTTTATTCTCCTGTTGGGGGAATAGGTAAGACAACTTTATCAGTTGGGTGTAGTATTCAAAGTGCACTTAATGGTAAGTCCGTTTTATATGTTAACTTTGAAGATATACAATCAACTGAATGTTTTTTTGAATGTAAGGGAGATAAGAACTTATCTAATTTACTATATTATGTAAAGGCCAAAAGACAAAGCTTTACATTAAAATGTGAAGAGGTAATAAAACTAGACAATGATAGCAATGTACATTATTTTTTACCACCGGATAATATAAATGATATGAATGAATTAACCGTTGAAGAAGTCAATTTTATATTTGAAGAATTAAGAAGAATGAAAAAATATGATTATGTTTTCGTAGACATGTCGACAAGCATGAACGATAAAAACATAGAAATACTTGATATAGCAGATTTTATATTATTACTATTTGGACAAGATGAAATGTCATTAATAAAAGCAAAGCAATTTATTAATCAAATAGATTTAATAGGACAAATTAGAAATAATGATATTTCTAAAAAGATACAAATAATAATAAATAAATATGACAATAAAATCTATACATCAATAGATTTCATAAATATGCATTCAAATAAAAGAATTATTAGAATACCTTCTGCTAATAATTTAATTTTTAAGTATAAGAACAGATACAAAATAGATATGAATGATTCTTTAGTGAAAGGTATAAATAAGATTTTAAATTCTATTAATTGA
- a CDS encoding CpaF family protein translates to MIKIDTNSLIREIEDYVKENMDITRDPTDEEIEELITKTVFEKSKKYYMNISEKQNVIKTVFNSLRRLDILQPLLDDKSITEIMVNGSDNIFIERKGQITKIDQKFESTTKLENIIQTIVSKVNRTINESSPIVDARLADGSRIHVVLPPIALNGPILTIRKFPDKPLTIEELINLGSLTKEAADFIEKLVTAKYNIFISGGTGSGKTTFLNTLSNFISKDERIITIEDSAELKIVNVPNLVRLETRDANTQGKGKVEISNLIKASLRMRPDRIIVGEVRGKEAIDMLQAMNTGHDGSLSTGHANSTKDMLSRIETMVLSGAELPLNAIRQQIASAINIIIHLGRLRDKSRRVLEISEILGFYNGEIKLNSLFNFVEQGETEDKKIVGSLQKTKNKLQNTRKLEMAGFKLSEDGVICEQ, encoded by the coding sequence ATGATTAAAATTGACACAAATAGTTTAATAAGAGAAATAGAAGACTATGTTAAAGAGAATATGGATATAACTAGAGATCCAACAGATGAAGAAATAGAAGAGCTCATAACAAAAACTGTGTTTGAAAAATCTAAAAAATATTATATGAATATATCTGAAAAGCAAAATGTAATTAAGACAGTATTTAATTCTTTAAGAAGATTAGATATACTACAGCCGTTATTAGATGATAAATCTATTACAGAGATAATGGTAAATGGTTCTGACAATATATTCATAGAAAGAAAAGGTCAAATAACTAAGATAGATCAGAAGTTTGAAAGCACTACAAAATTAGAAAATATTATACAGACTATTGTATCAAAGGTAAATAGGACTATAAATGAATCAAGTCCGATTGTTGATGCAAGATTAGCTGATGGATCAAGAATACATGTAGTACTACCGCCAATAGCATTAAATGGTCCTATATTAACTATTAGAAAATTTCCTGACAAGCCTTTAACTATAGAAGAATTAATTAATTTAGGATCACTAACAAAAGAAGCTGCTGACTTTATAGAAAAATTAGTTACAGCAAAATATAATATTTTTATTTCGGGGGGAACTGGTTCTGGTAAGACGACATTTTTGAATACTTTGTCAAACTTTATATCTAAAGATGAAAGGATTATAACTATAGAGGATTCAGCGGAGCTTAAAATTGTCAATGTGCCTAACTTAGTTAGACTAGAAACAAGAGATGCCAATACACAAGGAAAAGGTAAAGTAGAAATATCGAATCTAATAAAAGCATCTCTAAGAATGAGACCAGATAGGATAATAGTTGGAGAAGTAAGAGGTAAGGAAGCCATAGATATGCTTCAAGCAATGAATACTGGACATGATGGTTCACTTTCAACAGGACATGCTAATTCTACTAAGGACATGCTTAGTAGAATAGAAACAATGGTATTAAGTGGAGCAGAATTGCCTTTGAATGCTATAAGACAGCAGATTGCATCAGCTATTAATATTATAATTCATTTAGGTAGGTTGAGAGATAAGTCTAGGAGAGTACTAGAAATATCTGAAATTTTAGGATTTTACAATGGAGAAATAAAATTAAATTCATTATTTAATTTTGTTGAACAAGGTGAAACTGAAGACAAAAAAATAGTTGGTAGCTTACAAAAAACTAAAAACAAACTGCAAAATACACGAAAACTAGAAATGGCAGGTTTTAAATTATCAGAGGATGGTGTCATATGCGAGCAATAA
- a CDS encoding type II secretion system F family protein produces MRAIILVIIAGVISAIMFLILNKTQKPSSKSKKKIKMTNINVKVNKDNELIDYNTYNMNLKEKIFYTMIAAIVVFVIGYVFYRSIIMALIITPVALKYPSMREKEIIKNQKKKLSIQFKEALYAVSSSLSAGKSVEMAFKDALKDLKVLYINPDTFILKELEYIIRRLELNETIENTLLDFKSRAHLEDVSNFVDVFVICKRTGGDLVDIIKTTSDTIADKIHIKQDIDVMLSQKKLEQKILGIMPIVLILLLSWSCPEYMNPVFNTFIGKVVITIAIALFVVSYFLAVKIINIEV; encoded by the coding sequence ATGCGAGCAATAATTTTAGTAATTATAGCAGGTGTTATTTCTGCTATAATGTTTTTGATTTTAAATAAAACTCAAAAACCTTCTTCTAAAAGCAAAAAGAAAATAAAAATGACTAATATTAATGTAAAAGTAAATAAAGATAATGAGTTGATTGACTATAATACTTACAATATGAATTTAAAGGAAAAAATATTTTATACAATGATTGCTGCTATAGTTGTATTTGTAATTGGTTATGTATTTTATAGGAGTATTATTATGGCATTGATTATAACTCCAGTTGCTTTAAAATATCCTTCTATGAGGGAAAAAGAAATAATTAAAAATCAAAAGAAAAAGCTAAGCATTCAATTTAAAGAAGCGTTATATGCAGTATCATCATCTTTATCAGCGGGTAAGTCTGTTGAAATGGCATTTAAAGACGCGTTAAAGGATTTAAAGGTTTTGTATATAAATCCTGATACCTTTATTTTAAAAGAGCTTGAATATATAATACGCAGACTAGAATTAAATGAAACTATAGAAAATACACTTTTGGATTTTAAAAGCAGAGCTCATTTAGAGGATGTAAGCAATTTTGTAGATGTATTTGTAATATGTAAACGTACCGGTGGAGATTTAGTAGATATTATTAAAACGACATCAGATACAATAGCTGATAAGATACATATAAAACAGGATATAGATGTAATGCTTTCTCAGAAAAAATTAGAGCAAAAAATATTAGGCATTATGCCTATAGTTTTAATACTTCTATTATCATGGAGCTGTCCAGAATATATGAATCCTGTATTCAACACATTTATAGGAAAAGTAGTAATAACTATAGCTATAGCTTTGTTTGTTGTTTCATATTTTCTAGCTGTAAAGATAATAAATATTGAGGTGTAA
- a CDS encoding type II secretion system F family protein, whose product MSIFFIFVTAIFLTVYMLSKNKYNDIIDELDKKEYPLKSLMPMGLYIMKAVGYKYNTKYDQYIKQKLINLHTTRNDNYYLKLFWVNKVTYLMVVLLIIGLFGAGIKEVSREFIFFAIILIFAVFYGMDKDLDKKIEDKNRLIRLDFPSFMNEISLLINAGMTLPKAWEKIVKDNRDNNRPLYKELEYTYFEIKSGKAQQKAYEDFAKRCRTPEITKFISIVLQNLKRGNAQLSMLLRVLGAECWEIRKNTAKKLGEEASSKLLMPMMLMFIGILLIMMLPAVLQLQNI is encoded by the coding sequence ATGAGTATTTTTTTCATTTTTGTAACAGCGATATTTCTTACGGTATATATGTTATCAAAAAATAAATACAATGACATAATAGATGAACTTGATAAAAAAGAATATCCGTTGAAATCATTAATGCCTATGGGCTTGTACATTATGAAAGCAGTAGGTTACAAATATAATACTAAATATGACCAATACATAAAGCAAAAATTGATTAATTTACATACTACTAGAAATGATAATTACTACTTAAAGTTATTTTGGGTTAATAAAGTGACATACTTAATGGTTGTGCTATTAATTATTGGTTTATTTGGTGCAGGTATAAAAGAAGTATCAAGAGAGTTCATCTTTTTTGCTATAATTTTAATATTTGCTGTTTTTTATGGTATGGACAAGGATTTAGACAAAAAAATTGAAGATAAAAATAGATTAATTCGTTTGGACTTTCCAAGTTTTATGAACGAAATATCTTTGCTAATAAATGCAGGAATGACACTTCCTAAAGCATGGGAAAAAATTGTTAAAGATAATAGAGATAATAATAGACCTCTTTATAAGGAATTAGAATATACATATTTTGAGATCAAATCAGGCAAAGCTCAACAAAAAGCTTATGAAGATTTTGCTAAAAGATGCAGGACACCTGAGATAACAAAGTTTATATCAATTGTATTACAAAACTTGAAAAGAGGAAATGCTCAATTATCAATGTTATTAAGAGTTTTAGGAGCTGAATGTTGGGAAATAAGGAAAAACACAGCTAAAAAATTAGGTGAAGAGGCTAGCTCAAAGCTTTTGATGCCTATGATGCTGATGTTTATTGGAATTTTGTTAATAATGATGTTGCCAGCAGTTTTACAGCTTCAGAACATATAA